The following coding sequences are from one Thermostaphylospora chromogena window:
- a CDS encoding acyltransferase family protein, which translates to MVSAPGRTAVTRVARPSATPTYRAEIEGLRAVAVLLVAVYHIWLGRVSGGVDVFLMLTGFLITGSLLRSVERTGRVEFPAFAARLARRLLPPAALVLAGVLIGTLLFLPRTRWSDTLSEVLASAFYYENWQLATSAVDYLANDAAASPVQHFWSLGIQGQFYLIWPLLLALSTVLATRTRRRPEAVFLAVNGVVFAVSLTYSVLRTAENQPWAYFDTGARLWELALGGILAIVLPRLRVPHAVRVALGWIGLVALVACGLVLQVSTVFPGYAALWPTGAAVMIIIAGVTGGRFAADRLLTLRPLAYVGGVSYALYLWHWPILVFYLAATERTVASIKGGLFVLAVSFALAAVTTRVTGGSMRGVRRARPAVGRSIAVGLACLLPVVAVTTGWSAYLAEQARQRAALAADPEAAARSGLGIVPDPADAADDRPITYANGCNQVTHRDEVLSCRFGAEKPSRTIALVGNSHAAHWFPALHEIVEKNGWQLVNYTKGACALSADPQRYQGRPYPSCDRWQRGVLAELSRLRPDVVVTTATESSLYERGETMPRGYVERWRQLGAVGINVLAIRDTPRMAFDPPECVATKGADRCVTPERRSLAERSPVLDLRRPPKNVHFADFNDVFCTDGRCPSVINGILVYSDVGHITATFMRTLAPRVERELKRALPADGNGADGGRPVRTR; encoded by the coding sequence ATGGTCTCGGCTCCCGGTAGGACCGCCGTCACACGTGTGGCCCGTCCCTCCGCGACCCCGACGTACCGGGCGGAGATCGAAGGGCTGCGCGCGGTGGCGGTGCTGCTGGTCGCGGTCTACCACATCTGGCTCGGACGGGTCTCCGGCGGCGTGGACGTCTTCCTCATGCTCACCGGGTTCCTCATCACCGGATCGCTGCTGCGCAGCGTGGAACGCACCGGGCGGGTGGAGTTCCCGGCGTTCGCCGCTCGGCTGGCCCGGCGGCTGCTGCCGCCCGCCGCGCTGGTCCTGGCGGGCGTCCTGATCGGGACGCTGCTGTTCCTGCCGCGCACCCGGTGGAGCGACACGCTGAGCGAGGTGCTCGCCTCCGCCTTCTATTACGAGAACTGGCAGCTGGCGACGTCGGCCGTGGACTACCTGGCCAACGACGCCGCGGCCAGCCCGGTGCAGCACTTCTGGTCTCTGGGCATCCAGGGGCAGTTCTACCTGATCTGGCCGCTGCTGCTGGCGCTGTCGACCGTGCTGGCGACCCGGACGCGCCGGCGGCCGGAGGCGGTGTTCCTCGCGGTCAACGGCGTGGTGTTCGCCGTCTCTTTGACGTACTCGGTGCTGCGGACGGCGGAGAACCAGCCGTGGGCGTACTTCGACACCGGTGCGCGGCTGTGGGAGCTGGCGCTCGGCGGCATCCTGGCGATCGTGCTGCCGCGGCTGCGCGTGCCGCACGCGGTGCGGGTCGCGCTGGGATGGATCGGACTCGTCGCCCTGGTCGCGTGCGGGCTGGTGCTGCAGGTCTCCACGGTCTTCCCGGGGTACGCGGCGCTGTGGCCGACCGGAGCCGCCGTAATGATCATCATCGCGGGGGTGACCGGTGGCCGGTTCGCCGCCGACCGGCTGCTCACCCTCCGCCCGCTCGCCTACGTCGGCGGCGTCTCCTACGCGCTCTACCTGTGGCACTGGCCGATCCTGGTGTTCTATCTCGCGGCCACCGAGCGCACCGTGGCGAGCATCAAGGGCGGGCTGTTCGTCCTCGCCGTGTCGTTCGCGCTCGCCGCCGTCACCACCCGCGTCACCGGCGGTTCCATGAGAGGGGTGCGCCGGGCCCGCCCCGCCGTGGGCCGCTCCATCGCGGTCGGGCTGGCCTGCCTGCTGCCCGTGGTGGCGGTCACCACCGGCTGGTCGGCGTACCTGGCCGAGCAGGCGCGGCAGCGGGCGGCGCTGGCCGCCGACCCGGAGGCGGCGGCCAGGAGCGGCCTGGGGATCGTCCCCGATCCGGCCGACGCCGCCGACGACCGGCCCATCACCTACGCCAACGGCTGCAACCAGGTCACCCACCGGGACGAGGTGCTGTCGTGCCGGTTCGGGGCGGAGAAGCCGAGCCGTACGATCGCGCTGGTCGGCAACTCGCACGCCGCGCACTGGTTTCCGGCCCTGCACGAGATCGTGGAGAAGAACGGCTGGCAGCTGGTCAACTACACCAAGGGCGCGTGCGCGCTGTCCGCCGATCCGCAGCGCTACCAGGGCAGGCCGTACCCCTCCTGCGACCGCTGGCAGCGGGGAGTGCTCGCCGAGCTGTCGCGGCTGCGGCCGGACGTGGTGGTCACCACGGCGACCGAGTCCAGCCTGTACGAGCGGGGCGAGACGATGCCGCGGGGCTACGTCGAGCGGTGGCGGCAGCTCGGCGCCGTGGGGATCAACGTGCTCGCCATCCGGGACACGCCGCGCATGGCGTTCGACCCGCCCGAGTGCGTGGCGACCAAGGGGGCGGACAGGTGCGTGACCCCGGAACGTCGCAGCCTCGCCGAACGGTCACCAGTGCTCGACCTGCGCCGGCCGCCGAAGAACGTGCACTTCGCCGACTTCAACGACGTCTTCTGCACCGACGGCCGCTGCCCGTCGGTGATCAACGGCATCCTCGTCTACTCCGACGTCGGCCACATCACCGCCACCTTCATGCGCACCCTCGCCCCCCGGGTGGAGCGGGAGCTGAAGCGGGCGCTGCCCGCCGACGGGAACGGTGCGGACGGAGGACGCCCCGTCCGCACCCGGTGA
- a CDS encoding HD domain-containing protein has product MKEELARMADLLYELGLLKRYRRTGWLVAGVRDPESIADHSFRAAAIAGVIAAMEGADPERAAFMSLFHDTQETRVTDIPYLGKRYLKAAPNEQVTGEQVRDIPEAVARVIADAVSEYEDNASLEAVCARDADKLECLLQAVEYREQGYQNVQPWIDTSLAALKTTSARRLAEQALNTGSLEWVSRVLDGDREA; this is encoded by the coding sequence ATGAAGGAGGAACTGGCCAGGATGGCCGACCTGCTCTACGAGCTCGGGCTGCTCAAACGCTATCGGCGGACGGGATGGCTGGTCGCGGGGGTGCGGGACCCGGAGAGCATCGCCGACCACTCCTTCCGCGCCGCCGCCATCGCCGGCGTGATCGCCGCCATGGAGGGGGCCGACCCGGAGCGGGCCGCGTTCATGAGCCTCTTCCACGACACCCAGGAGACCCGGGTCACCGACATCCCCTACCTCGGCAAGCGATACCTCAAGGCGGCCCCGAACGAGCAGGTCACCGGCGAACAGGTACGCGACATCCCGGAAGCCGTGGCGCGGGTGATCGCCGACGCGGTGAGCGAGTACGAGGACAACGCCAGCCTGGAGGCCGTCTGCGCCCGCGACGCCGACAAGCTGGAGTGCCTCCTGCAGGCCGTCGAATACCGGGAGCAGGGCTACCAGAACGTCCAGCCGTGGATCGACACCTCGCTGGCCGCCCTCAAGACGACCTCCGCCAGGCGTCTGGCGGAGCAGGCGCTCAACACCGGTTCCCTGGAGTGGGTGAGCCGCGTCCTCGACGGCGATCGGGAGGCGTGA
- a CDS encoding RICIN domain-containing protein, which produces MVISSGRHGPVRALVALVGAVMLVAAGAIAVVSTTAAAAAAVEDDGADCPVPPLPDEGSLPSISRLPDPFTKLDGTRISSRSEWRCRRAEIKKLAERFVYGEKPAKPASVTGTVSPTQITVNVSHNGRSASFSAGVDLPSGSGPFPAVIVYGGFGADTAAIKAAGAAVISYDPLAVGREGTPRNNKQGAFYSLYGSSSPTGLLAAWAWGVSRIIDVIEQSGGTILTADATGVTGCSRYGKGAFIAGAFDQRIALTMPIESGSAGLAAFRVIPTESGAQPLSSAYGEQPWLGDAFGSFTGSPARLPIDTHSVVAMIAPRGLFIMDNPHIDWLAPRSASVAALGGAEVYKALGAESNITYWSDVQDGTHCASRSEWRTPLQQNIRAFLLKSGSPSGTMRISPAARGNLSEWRDWTTPVLGGSDPSTPPTTPTVTPTVTPTVPPTGFRLRNEAAGRCVDSPDGATANGTLLQIYDCHSNANQRFTYDSGRLQILGKCLDSPLNAGPGTRVQLWDCHGDSNQQWSLNPDGTITSAANNLCLAVTGTGNTSAVTVATCNGQATQRWTRV; this is translated from the coding sequence GTGGTGATCAGCTCGGGGCGTCATGGTCCCGTTCGGGCGCTGGTCGCGCTGGTAGGCGCGGTGATGCTGGTGGCCGCCGGGGCGATAGCGGTGGTCTCCACCACGGCGGCGGCCGCCGCCGCGGTCGAGGACGACGGCGCGGACTGCCCGGTGCCTCCTCTGCCCGACGAGGGATCTCTGCCCAGCATCTCCCGGCTTCCTGACCCGTTCACGAAGCTGGACGGCACGCGTATCTCCAGCCGGTCGGAGTGGCGGTGCCGGCGGGCGGAGATCAAGAAGCTGGCCGAGCGGTTCGTCTACGGGGAGAAGCCCGCCAAGCCGGCGAGCGTCACCGGCACGGTGTCCCCGACCCAGATCACGGTGAACGTCTCCCACAACGGCCGCAGCGCCTCCTTCTCGGCCGGGGTGGACCTGCCCAGCGGCTCGGGTCCCTTCCCCGCCGTCATCGTGTACGGCGGGTTCGGCGCTGACACGGCCGCCATCAAGGCCGCCGGCGCCGCGGTCATCTCCTACGACCCCCTGGCGGTCGGCCGAGAGGGCACCCCGCGCAACAACAAGCAGGGCGCCTTCTACAGCCTGTACGGCTCCTCCAGCCCCACCGGGCTGCTGGCCGCCTGGGCCTGGGGCGTCAGCCGCATCATCGACGTCATCGAGCAGTCCGGCGGCACCATCCTCACCGCCGACGCCACGGGCGTGACCGGGTGCTCCCGCTACGGCAAGGGCGCCTTCATCGCCGGCGCCTTCGACCAGCGCATCGCGCTGACCATGCCCATCGAGTCCGGCAGCGCCGGGCTGGCCGCCTTCCGCGTCATCCCCACCGAAAGCGGCGCCCAGCCGCTGTCCAGCGCCTATGGCGAGCAGCCCTGGCTGGGAGACGCGTTCGGCTCCTTCACCGGCTCCCCGGCCCGCCTGCCGATCGACACCCACTCCGTCGTGGCCATGATCGCCCCCCGCGGCCTGTTCATCATGGACAACCCGCACATCGACTGGCTGGCTCCCCGCTCGGCCAGCGTGGCCGCCCTGGGCGGTGCGGAGGTCTACAAGGCCCTGGGCGCGGAGAGCAACATCACCTACTGGTCTGACGTCCAGGACGGCACCCACTGCGCCTCCCGCTCCGAATGGCGCACCCCCCTGCAGCAGAACATCCGCGCCTTCCTGCTCAAGAGCGGCAGCCCCTCCGGCACGATGAGGATCTCTCCCGCCGCACGCGGCAACCTGAGCGAGTGGCGTGACTGGACCACCCCCGTCCTCGGCGGTTCCGACCCGTCCACCCCGCCGACCACCCCGACCGTCACCCCGACCGTCACCCCCACCGTTCCCCCGACCGGGTTCCGCCTGCGTAACGAGGCGGCCGGACGCTGCGTCGACTCGCCCGACGGAGCCACCGCCAACGGCACTCTGCTCCAGATCTACGACTGCCACAGCAACGCCAACCAGCGCTTCACCTACGACTCGGGAAGACTCCAGATCCTCGGCAAGTGCCTGGACTCCCCGCTGAACGCCGGTCCCGGCACCCGCGTGCAGCTGTGGGACTGCCACGGCGACAGCAACCAGCAGTGGTCCCTCAACCCCGACGGCACGATCACCAGTGCCGCCAACAACCTCTGCCTCGCCGTCACCGGCACCGGCAACACCTCCGCCGTGACCGTCGCCACCTGCAACGGCCAGGCCACCCAGAGGTGGACCAGGGTGTGA
- a CDS encoding UTRA domain-containing protein: MASRVVVRRSLPTEPAVRGSASLFLAETEGQGVRADRRMLYVGEEPASERVASALRVAPGTPVLARRKLLLADDVPVRVATSFFRLDVFGGTPLAEPGFIRPSLQAGIEALGHRFGRAEEYLVARPPESAEAEVLALGEGEWVVQVLRASYDTEDTPVHVLETICAATRHVFPIRQVTGADEF, from the coding sequence ATGGCTTCCCGTGTCGTCGTACGCCGTTCGCTGCCCACCGAGCCGGCCGTGCGCGGGTCGGCGTCGTTGTTTCTGGCCGAGACGGAGGGGCAGGGCGTCAGAGCCGACCGGCGGATGCTGTACGTCGGGGAGGAGCCGGCGAGCGAGCGCGTCGCGTCGGCGCTGCGGGTCGCGCCCGGGACGCCGGTCCTGGCCCGACGCAAGCTGCTGCTCGCCGACGACGTGCCGGTGCGGGTGGCGACCAGTTTCTTCCGGCTCGACGTCTTCGGCGGCACTCCGCTGGCCGAGCCCGGTTTCATCCGGCCGAGCCTGCAGGCGGGCATAGAGGCGCTCGGCCACCGGTTCGGACGCGCCGAGGAGTACCTGGTCGCCCGGCCGCCGGAGAGCGCAGAGGCGGAGGTGCTCGCGCTCGGCGAGGGGGAGTGGGTGGTCCAGGTGCTGCGCGCCAGTTACGACACCGAGGACACCCCGGTTCACGTCCTGGAGACGATCTGCGCCGCCACCCGGCACGTCTTCCCCATCCGTCAGGTGACGGGGGCCGACGAGTTCTAG
- a CDS encoding winged helix-turn-helix domain-containing protein — protein sequence MTTPAGFDELIHPPTRLGLVALLAAAEWVEFSFLKESLGLTDSALSKQISTLAEAGYAEVRKEGAGRRRRTLVTLTPRGRKAFDGHVEALRQMVERTPPASSAGARP from the coding sequence ATGACCACTCCGGCCGGCTTCGATGAACTGATCCACCCGCCGACCCGGCTGGGCCTGGTGGCGCTCCTCGCGGCGGCGGAGTGGGTCGAGTTCAGCTTCCTCAAAGAAAGCCTCGGGCTCACCGACTCCGCGCTCTCCAAACAGATCTCGACCCTCGCCGAGGCCGGATACGCCGAGGTTCGCAAGGAAGGCGCCGGCCGCCGACGCCGCACCCTGGTCACCCTGACCCCGCGTGGCCGGAAGGCCTTCGACGGGCACGTCGAAGCGCTGCGGCAGATGGTCGAGCGCACGCCGCCGGCCTCTTCGGCCGGCGCCCGCCCGTGA
- a CDS encoding ABC transporter ATP-binding protein: MPPSDVNPATDPPVPRPPVVRPQDGPGGFRARLRANALWRMKSYLRPHVPRLALIWLAAVGTGVSIAIPMVSKEIIDGPIADGDGDALLTLGLLALGLGVAEAVLTFLRRWSQPVLYMETRIRDDLYRHLQRLPMSFHGEWQSGQLLSRVTTDLSTIRRFFGFGLLFLVMNILQLITVTVLLLNMHWPLGLLVAFSAVPIVLVSLNFEKRYRRISRKLQDEQGDMATFIEESALGIRTIRAFGRSRHVRDIFDTAARQVYATSLEKVRLSSRFFTFLDVTPNVTLALVLLLGALAVGGGTLTLGTLVAFTTLMLSLVWPIYSLGYILAMGQEAMTAADRVMEVLDTEPDITDGPATAATCPHGHLRFEGVEFRYPGADRPVLRDLWLDVRPGETVAVVGATGSGKTTLTALVPRLLDVTAGRITIDGHDVRDLPLSTLRSVVATAFEEPTLFSMSVRENLTLGRSDASDEEIHAAIEVAQAHFVYDLPWGLDTRIGEQGMSLSGGQRQRLALARAVLSRPRILVLDDTLSALDVETEALVEEALKRVLAEATGIVVAHRASTVLLADKVALLQDGTITHVGRHEELLATVPEYRELLAQDAGLDPEGVLR, from the coding sequence ATGCCCCCGTCCGATGTGAACCCGGCCACCGATCCGCCCGTACCCCGCCCCCCGGTCGTCCGTCCGCAGGACGGTCCGGGGGGTTTCCGCGCCCGGCTCCGCGCCAACGCGCTGTGGCGGATGAAGTCCTATCTGCGGCCCCACGTCCCCCGCCTGGCGCTCATCTGGCTCGCCGCGGTGGGGACCGGCGTCTCCATCGCCATTCCCATGGTGAGCAAGGAGATCATCGACGGACCGATCGCGGACGGCGACGGCGACGCACTCCTCACGCTGGGTCTGCTCGCCCTCGGCCTGGGCGTCGCCGAGGCGGTCCTGACCTTCCTGCGCCGCTGGAGCCAGCCGGTTCTCTACATGGAGACCCGGATCAGGGACGACCTCTACCGCCACCTGCAGCGGCTGCCGATGAGCTTCCACGGCGAGTGGCAGTCGGGCCAGCTGTTGTCGCGGGTGACCACCGACCTGTCGACCATCCGCCGATTCTTCGGATTCGGCCTGCTGTTCCTGGTGATGAACATCCTTCAGCTCATCACCGTCACGGTGCTGCTGCTGAATATGCACTGGCCGCTGGGGTTGCTGGTCGCGTTCTCCGCCGTTCCCATCGTGCTCGTTTCCCTGAACTTCGAGAAGCGATATAGGCGGATTTCTCGGAAATTGCAGGACGAGCAAGGTGATATGGCGACATTTATCGAGGAGTCCGCGCTCGGTATTCGGACGATCCGCGCCTTCGGCCGCAGCCGTCACGTCCGCGACATCTTCGACACCGCGGCCCGCCAGGTCTACGCGACCTCGCTGGAGAAGGTCCGGCTCTCCTCGCGTTTCTTCACCTTCCTGGATGTGACCCCCAACGTCACGCTGGCGCTGGTGCTGCTGCTCGGCGCGCTCGCCGTGGGCGGGGGAACGCTGACGCTCGGCACCCTCGTCGCCTTCACCACCCTCATGCTCTCCCTGGTGTGGCCGATCTACTCCCTCGGATACATCCTCGCGATGGGGCAGGAGGCGATGACCGCCGCCGACCGGGTGATGGAGGTGCTCGACACCGAACCGGACATCACCGACGGGCCGGCGACGGCCGCGACGTGCCCGCACGGCCACCTGCGGTTCGAAGGGGTGGAGTTCCGCTATCCCGGAGCCGACCGTCCCGTCCTGCGCGACCTCTGGCTCGACGTGCGACCGGGCGAGACGGTCGCCGTGGTCGGCGCGACAGGCTCGGGCAAGACGACCCTCACCGCGCTGGTGCCGCGGCTGCTCGACGTCACCGCGGGCCGGATCACGATCGACGGGCACGACGTGCGCGACCTGCCGCTGTCCACGCTCCGCTCGGTGGTGGCGACCGCCTTCGAGGAGCCCACGCTGTTCTCGATGAGCGTCCGGGAGAACCTCACGCTCGGTCGTTCCGACGCGTCCGACGAGGAGATCCACGCGGCCATCGAGGTGGCGCAGGCGCACTTCGTCTACGACCTGCCGTGGGGGCTGGACACCCGCATCGGCGAACAGGGGATGTCGCTGTCGGGCGGCCAGCGCCAGCGGCTGGCCCTGGCCAGGGCGGTGCTGAGCCGGCCGCGGATCCTCGTCCTGGACGACACCCTCTCGGCGCTGGACGTGGAGACCGAGGCGCTGGTGGAGGAGGCGCTGAAGCGGGTGCTGGCCGAGGCGACCGGCATCGTCGTCGCCCACCGCGCCTCCACGGTGCTGCTCGCCGACAAGGTGGCGCTGCTGCAGGACGGCACGATCACCCACGTCGGCCGGCACGAGGAGCTGCTGGCGACGGTGCCGGAGTACCGCGAGCTGCTGGCCCAGGACGCCGGCCTGGACCCCGAGGGGGTGCTGCGATGA
- a CDS encoding ABC transporter ATP-binding protein, with translation MTVTRNPRQAGARNWRGVAAEEHDELPAGVSALLRARSRRLLVDLLRPHRARIALLVLIIVTTNAAALAIPYLVKVGIDAGIPPILRGEGTGTLVAIVVAILAAATVQAFHRRIFLRLAGRIGQDILLELRRRVFGHFQRLSQSFHERYTSGRVISRLTSDIEAIAELLQSGFDSLVTAVLTLVGTAVLLIVLDVQLAVVALLPLPLLLLLTRWFRRESAAAYRRTRETVALVIVHFVESMTGIRAVQAFRRERRNQEIFGELNRDYQDANVRSMRLVAVYTPGIKLIGNVTVAAVLLYGGWLAFSGDVTVGVLAAFLLYLRRFYEPMQEISQFYNTLQSAGAALEKLSGVLEEQPEVAEPERPRPLPAPRGEVRFEGTEFSYLPGVPVLHRLDLVIPAGQTVAVVGATGAGKTTLAKLIARFYDPTAGRVLLDGVDLRDLSDDVLRRAVVMVTQENYLFTGTVADNIRFGRPDASDAEVEAAARAIGAHEFIAGLPDGYATETGKRGGRMSAGQRQLIAFARAFLADPAVLILDEATSSLDVPSERLVQRALRTILADRTAVIIAHRLSTVEIADRVLVVEGGRIVEDGPPGELVERAGRFANLHRAWRESLA, from the coding sequence ATGACGGTCACGCGAAACCCGCGGCAGGCCGGGGCGCGGAACTGGCGCGGCGTCGCGGCCGAGGAGCACGACGAACTGCCGGCCGGCGTATCGGCGCTGCTGCGGGCGCGCTCCCGGCGGCTGCTCGTCGACCTGCTGCGCCCGCACCGCGCGCGGATCGCGCTGCTCGTGCTGATCATCGTGACGACCAACGCCGCCGCCCTGGCCATCCCCTACCTGGTGAAGGTCGGCATCGACGCCGGCATCCCGCCGATACTGCGCGGCGAGGGCACCGGGACGCTGGTGGCGATCGTCGTGGCGATCCTGGCCGCCGCGACCGTGCAGGCGTTCCACCGCAGGATCTTCCTGCGCCTGGCCGGGCGGATCGGCCAGGACATCCTGCTCGAACTGCGCCGCCGCGTCTTCGGTCACTTCCAGCGCCTGTCGCAGTCCTTCCACGAGCGGTACACCTCCGGCCGGGTCATCTCCCGGCTCACCTCCGACATCGAGGCGATCGCCGAACTGCTCCAGTCCGGGTTCGACAGCCTGGTCACCGCCGTGCTCACCCTGGTCGGCACGGCCGTGCTGCTCATCGTGCTCGACGTGCAGCTGGCCGTGGTCGCCCTGCTCCCGCTGCCGTTGCTGCTGCTGCTCACCCGGTGGTTCCGCCGCGAGTCCGCCGCGGCCTACCGCCGTACCCGGGAGACCGTAGCGCTGGTGATCGTCCACTTCGTGGAGTCGATGACCGGCATCCGCGCGGTGCAGGCCTTCCGCAGGGAGCGCCGCAATCAGGAGATCTTCGGTGAGTTGAACCGCGACTATCAGGACGCCAACGTGCGCAGCATGCGACTGGTGGCGGTGTACACGCCGGGGATCAAACTGATCGGCAACGTCACCGTGGCGGCCGTGCTGCTCTACGGCGGGTGGCTGGCGTTCTCCGGCGACGTCACCGTGGGGGTGCTCGCCGCGTTCCTGCTCTACCTGCGGCGGTTCTACGAGCCCATGCAGGAGATCAGCCAATTCTACAACACCCTGCAGTCGGCGGGGGCGGCGCTGGAGAAGCTGTCCGGGGTGCTGGAGGAGCAGCCGGAGGTGGCCGAACCCGAACGGCCCCGGCCGCTTCCGGCTCCCCGCGGCGAGGTGCGTTTCGAAGGGACGGAGTTCTCCTACCTGCCCGGCGTGCCGGTCCTGCACCGCCTGGACCTGGTGATCCCGGCCGGGCAGACCGTCGCCGTGGTGGGCGCGACCGGTGCGGGTAAGACCACGCTGGCCAAGCTCATCGCCCGCTTCTACGACCCGACCGCCGGGAGGGTGCTGCTCGACGGGGTGGACCTGCGTGACCTGTCCGACGATGTCCTGCGCCGCGCCGTGGTCATGGTCACCCAGGAGAACTACCTGTTCACCGGCACGGTGGCGGACAACATCAGGTTCGGCCGTCCCGACGCCTCCGACGCCGAGGTGGAGGCCGCGGCCCGGGCGATCGGCGCGCACGAGTTCATCGCCGGGCTCCCCGACGGCTACGCGACCGAGACGGGCAAACGCGGCGGGCGGATGTCGGCCGGGCAGCGGCAGCTCATCGCGTTCGCCCGCGCGTTCCTCGCCGACCCGGCGGTGCTCATCCTCGACGAGGCGACATCCAGCCTGGACGTGCCGAGCGAACGGCTGGTGCAGCGGGCGCTGCGCACCATCCTCGCCGACCGCACCGCGGTGATCATCGCGCACCGGCTGTCCACCGTGGAGATCGCCGACCGGGTGCTCGTGGTGGAGGGAGGCCGGATCGTGGAGGACGGGCCGCCCGGGGAGCTGGTGGAGCGCGCGGGGCGCTTCGCCAACCTGCACCGCGCCTGGCGGGAGAGCCTGGCCTGA
- a CDS encoding S1C family serine protease: MSVHTGRTRLAGALTALAIAAAGGCGTGLGSSPTPAASSPATSTPAGTAGAVVEPPDAALALQDAYQRVIAATRPSIVQINTRTGLGSGVVFDDQGHIVTNAHVVEGAERMEVTSATGGAARTARLVASFPAGDLAVIKLDDPSGVTPARFGDSSKLKEGQIVLAMGNPLGLSGSVTNGIISALGRTVSGGGDDGSAGVTIPNAIQTSAAINPGNSGGALVNLSGEVIGIPTLAATIPSMNGSAAPGIGFAIPSNTATDIARQIIQHGEVVNSRRAALGVTIGPAFNAVGEPAGVTVVDLARDGGAAQAGIRPGDVIVGVNGESTPTPAALAEVLATLKPGDRAQVEIVRPTGGRETVTVTLGELPVE, translated from the coding sequence ATGAGCGTTCACACTGGCCGAACCCGGTTGGCCGGAGCCCTCACCGCGCTCGCCATCGCAGCGGCCGGTGGTTGCGGCACGGGCCTCGGGTCCTCCCCCACACCCGCCGCCTCCTCCCCCGCGACGTCCACCCCGGCGGGTACCGCCGGTGCCGTCGTCGAGCCGCCCGACGCCGCGCTCGCCCTGCAGGACGCCTACCAGCGCGTCATCGCCGCCACCCGCCCGTCGATCGTGCAGATCAACACGCGCACGGGCCTGGGCTCGGGGGTCGTGTTCGACGACCAGGGGCACATCGTGACCAACGCGCACGTCGTGGAGGGTGCAGAACGCATGGAGGTGACCTCCGCGACCGGCGGCGCGGCCCGCACCGCGCGGCTCGTGGCGTCCTTCCCCGCCGGCGACCTCGCCGTGATCAAGTTGGACGACCCGTCGGGCGTCACCCCCGCTCGCTTCGGCGACTCCAGCAAGCTCAAGGAGGGGCAGATCGTGCTGGCCATGGGCAACCCGCTGGGGCTGTCGGGCAGCGTCACCAACGGCATCATCTCGGCGCTCGGCCGTACCGTCTCGGGAGGCGGCGACGACGGCTCCGCCGGGGTGACCATCCCCAACGCGATCCAGACCTCCGCCGCGATCAACCCCGGCAACAGCGGCGGCGCGCTGGTCAACCTCTCCGGCGAGGTGATCGGCATCCCCACGCTGGCCGCGACCATCCCCTCCATGAACGGGAGCGCGGCCCCGGGCATCGGTTTCGCCATCCCCTCCAACACCGCCACGGACATCGCCCGGCAGATCATCCAGCACGGCGAGGTGGTCAACAGCCGGCGCGCGGCGCTCGGCGTCACCATCGGCCCGGCGTTCAACGCGGTCGGGGAACCCGCCGGGGTCACCGTGGTGGACCTCGCGCGGGACGGCGGAGCCGCCCAGGCGGGCATCCGGCCGGGCGATGTGATCGTCGGCGTGAACGGCGAATCCACCCCGACCCCGGCCGCCCTGGCCGAGGTGCTGGCCACCCTCAAACCGGGCGACCGGGCGCAGGTCGAGATCGTGCGACCGACCGGCGGGCGGGAGACCGTCACCGTCACCCTGGGCGAGCTGCCCGTCGAGTGA